The nucleotide sequence GATTGCAACATTTCGCGCATGGCCTGGCCGCCGGTCGACCAGTTCGCGGACTCGAACAGTGCATTGGGCGTTTCGATCGCGACCTCGAAGGACCGGCGATCGGCGAGGAAATATTCCTCCTCGATGCCGAACGAATATTCAGCCGCCTTGCCGCGTCCTCCGGCGGAGCGAATAACGAGGTGCTGCCTGTCATCCGAGGAATCGAGGCGGAGCAGTTTCAAGACGTCCGAAGCAAATGTCATTGGCCGCCCCGCAGTGGTATTACCTGCGGGCAATAATCCGTCTGACCGGGGCCGGTTCCGCCTCAGTGCCCCCGGAAATCGCAAGGTTGAACGGAACAATTTTCACGCTGTCGGACGCACGCGCGATCAGGGCGTGATTCGGCGGCACCTCCGTCCAGTCCGTTTCCTTGTCGAACGGCTCGGACACGACGACGATTTGGTCGCCAGCTTCGCGATAATAGAGCGTGTTGGCGGCGTCGTTGACCGCAACCCGGAAGGCGTAGAGATCACGGCCATTCGCGATCGCGCTGGTGAAGCGCAGCCGTTCGCGCAGCTGGCCTTCGTTGACGAGGCCGACAAGCGATTGCAGCACGGTTTGCGTTGCGCCAAGCGGATCGCTGTCGAGGCCCGCACCCATCATGGCGAGGAACACGGCTTCGGAATCGGTCGTGCCCAGCCGCGAGGGATAATAGGCATCGGGGATCAGCGCCTCGACCTTGCGACGCAGGCGATTCCAGCTCCCGACGAAGCCGTTGTGCATGAACATCCACTGGCCGCAGGCGAACGGATGACAATTCTGCCGCGTCACGGCCGTGCCGGTGGCGGCGCGGACATGGGCGAAAAACAGATGCGAGCGCAAATGGCGGCAGAGGTAGCGCAGATTCTCATCCGACCAGGCCGGCCGCGTTTCGCGATAAAGGCCGGGCTCCGGATGCTCGCCATACCAGCCGAGACCAAAGCCGTCGCCATTCGCGCCGGCCGTGGACTGAAGCGAGCGGATGCTCTGCGCGATCAGCGAATGCTCGGGCTCGGTGACGTAAGGTTCGAACGAAGTTGTCTCGCCCCGGTATGCGATCCAGCGACACATGAAGTTCCCGTGCGGCTAAGTGTCATGAGGTGCACCAACGATCCTCACTGCGTCGGGGTTCCAGCAGATCGATCGAAGCAGGCGCGCGGAGCGGGGTTGCCTTAATCCGATCACCGTGTAGAACAGCCCCGGGTGCTCGCTGCGTTTGGGCAGCGACAGGTCAAGCGATGGTCGGGCCGCCACGCGGAAAGCGTGCGCCCCATGAACGATCAGCTCCCCGGCAGGGACCTGTCCAAATCCCAGCCTTTCGTCGAGCGAGCGCTCGCCACGCTCCAGCAGTTCCTGCATGTCGAAGCCGTCAGCGGGATCGTGCTGCTGGTGGCGGCGGCCGCGGCCTTGCTGTGGGCCAACTCGCCCTTTGCCCATTCCTATCATGATCTTTGGAACCTACTGATCCCGCTTCGCCTCGGCGAATTCACCTTCGTCAAATCCCTGCATTTCTGGATCAACGATGCGCTGATGACCGTGTTCTTCCTCGTCGTCGGCATGGAGATCCGCCGCGAGATTCACGAGGGCGCGCTCAGCAGGTTTGATCAGGCGGTCTTGCCGGTGCTCGCCGCTCTGGGTGGCGTCGTCGTCCCCGCACTGATCTATTTGAGCTTCAACGCCGCTTGGGGGCGTGACCAGGGCTGGGCAATACCGACCGCGACCGACATCGCTTTCGCCGTCGGTGTGCTCGCGCTACTCGGAAAATCGATCCCGACCAATGTCCGAATCTTTCTGCTGGCGCTGGCCATCATCGACGACATCATCGCGGTGCTCATTATCGCCCTGTTCTACGCGGGCGGGCTGGACTCTGGCGGCTTTGTCGTCGCTTCGCTCGGCGTGCTGATGGTGCTTGGGTTTCAGCGAATCGGGCTTGGCTCGGCCTGGGCCTATGTCCTGCCGGCGGCCATCATCTGGGCGGGATTCCTGATGGCCGGCGTTCACCCGACGCTTGCAGGCGTCGTGCTCGGCCTGATGACGCCGGTCCGGTCGGTCCGTCGCGAGAGCGAGCCGCCCGTCATACGCGTTCAGACGGTGCTGCATCCCTGGGTCGCCTACGGGATCATGCCGCTGTTCGCGCTGGCGAATGCCGGCGTCAGTTTCACCGGCATGAAGTTCACGGACGGTGCGCAGTTCGTGACGCTCGGCGTCGCGCTCGCGCTGTGCGCAGGGAAGCCGATCGGCGTGATCGGCGCAACGTGGCTCGCCGTGCGCACCGGCTGGTGCAGACTGGCGCCAGGCGTCTCATGGACCGGTGTCTGCCTCATCGGGCTGCTCGCCGGGATCGGCTTCACCATGTCAATCTTCATCGCCATGCTCGCCTTCACCGACGACAGGTTGCTGGATGCAGCGAAGCTCGGCGTGCTGCTCGGCTCGCTGATCTCGGTGACGCTCGGCCTTGGATGGGGTGCAGAGTACGCGCAGCGCCAGCGCAGAGAAACCGAGGGCTGACGCTGGATCCCGTTTCAACGGAACTGCACGTCACATCGGAACCGGGATCAAGAGCGCGACCTTCGATCCTGCGGGGACTCGCTTGCCGCAAGACCCTGTGCGATGTCGACATGATCGGCCTCGGAGCGGTTGCGGCGGCTGGTCGCACTCCCGCTGCCTTGATTCCGGCGGACCCATCTTTATCTCTGGGAGGAACAAGAATCCGGGCCCCTCTGGCGAGGACGCCGACTTATGTCGGCAAACCTCGTGATGTCGGATGACCTGTCCCGCGCGAATGCGATGGATCGGCCGATCGTCGGGCCTTCTTGAATTCCCTCCGACCTGTCGTCCCCATCGCAGCTCCGCGCGGTCATTTCGCAAGATTAAGGGAGCATCGATGTCTGACGCCACTACTTCAAACCCGATCGAAATCGAGATCACCGAGCCGTCCAGCCTGAACGAGCAGGCGGCGGTGGCGCTGGTGATTGCCGGCGCGCTGGTCGCCGTGGCCGACCGGCGCGTGTCGCCGGTCGAGCGCGACGAGGTGATCCGCTTCATCCGGGACCGCGATCTGGCGCCGCACATGAGCGACGAGCGCCTGTTTGCGATATTCGACGAGCTGGCGGAACGGCTCGAGGAGCCGGACTTTGCCAATGTGGTGATCGACACGCTGCGCCCGGTTTCGAACATGTCGCTATCGTCCCATCTGATGGAACTATCGGAGCGCGTCGCGGCCGCGGACGAGGATGTGCATCCGCATGAAGTGCAGGCGATCAAGCTGTTGCGCCTGCTGACCTTGGTGCTGCCGCGCGCGAAGCCGGTGACGCCGAACGCGGTGCGCACCGAATAGCGCACCGGACCCAATGGAGTGAGCATGAGCGCAGCATCGGACGAATCGACGACGCGAGCTGGGGACACCACCGGCCAGATGGCCGGCGGTGACCCGCGTCTCGACAAGCTCGTTCATCGTCTGCCGCCGCGTATGGGTGACACCGTCACCTATCTGCTCAAGCCGTCGAGCCGCTGGGTGAGAATCCCCTCGGGCGCGCTGCTCATCATCGGTGGCGTGTTCTCCTTCCTGCCGGTGCTCGGCATCTGGATGCTGCCGCTCGGTCTCGCCTTGCTCGCCGAAGACGTGCCCGCGCTACGCTCGTCCCGCGCCAAGGTTCTGGATTGGGTCGAGCGGAAGAAGCCGCAATGGCTCGATCCGTCCGCATCGAAAAAATGATCAATCATGACTGAACTCATCACCGCTGACGCACTGACCGCGCTGCTCCAGGTCATCCTGATCGACCTCGTGCTCGCCGGCGACAACGCCGTCGTCATCGGCCTTGCCGCCGCCGGCCTGCCGGCCGAGCAGCGCCGCCGCGCCATCGTCGTCGGCATCGTCGCCGCCACCGCACTTCGTATCCTCTTTGCCGGCGTCGCGACCCAGCTCCTGCAAGTGATCGGCCTGCTGCTCGCCGGCGGTGTGCTGCTGCTCTGGGTCTGCTGGAAGATGTGGCGAGAGCTGCGCGAGCAGACGACGCACGCGGAGCTCGCGTTCAACCATGGCGGCGGCGCGAGCAGCACATCGGCGCCGCGGAAGACCTTCGGGCAGGCCGCGCTCCAGATCGTCGCGGCCGACGTCTCGATGTCGCTGGACAACGTGCTCGCGGTCGCGGGCGCCGCGCGCGAGCATCCCTACATCCTGGCCTTCGGCCTGCTGCTGTCGGTCGCGATGATGGGCGTCGCCGCCGACCTGCTCGGCCGCGTGCTCCAGAAGCAGCGCTGGATCGCCTATGTCGGTCTCGCCATCATCGTTTACGTCGCCTTTGAAATGATCTATCGCGGCTCGCTCGAGCTTGCGCCTGTCATCGCGAGTCTCTGAGGCGACAAGTCTGCCCGCAATCCGGAGTGATCCATGACGTCTGAACCCAAAGCACCTTCGGCGCATGCCGTGCCGCGCCCGCAGATCGGCCCGTTTGCCCAGCTCATCTTCGGCTCCCGCTGGCTGCAAGTGCCGCTCTATGTAGGCCTCATCATCGCGCAGGGTGTCTATGTGCTGCTGTTCCTGAAGGAGCTCTGGCACCTGGTCGTGCACTCGTTCGACGCCAGCGAGCAGCAGATCATGCTGGTGGTGCTCGGGCTGATCGACGTCGTCATGATCTCGAACCTGCTGGTGATGGTGATCGTGGGCGGTTACGAGACCTTCGTCTCGCGCCTGAACCTGAATGGCCATCCGGACGAGCCGGAATGGCTCAGCCACGTCAATGCCAGCGTGCTCAAGATCAAGCTGGCGATGGCGATCATCGGCATCTCCTCGATCTCGCTGCTTCGGACCTTCATCGAGGCCGGCAATCTCGGCACCACGCGCAGCAATTTCACCGAGTCCGGCGTGATGTGGCAGGTGCTGATCCACCTGACCTTCATCATCTCCGCAATCGGCATCGCCTGGGTGGACCGCCTCAGCGAAAGCGGCCACCGCAAGGCGGCCAGCCACTGAGCCCTGGCTCACGACGTCGGTGGATACGCCGCGTTCTCCTGCCGCTCGCGCTCGCCGAGGTCGCGCACCAGCTCTTGCAGAAAGGACTCGGTGTAGGCGGGGAGGGTGCGCTCGGCGCGGACATAGATGCCGAGGTCGGACCAGACCGGGCTGCCGGCATTGTCGAGCGGCAGGAAGACGAGCCGGCTGTCGCGCGACAGCCGGCTGATGCCGAGCTGGGTCTGGAAGGCGACGCCGACACCGCGCGCGGCGAGCTCGCGCATCAGGTCGATCGAGTTGGCCTGGATTGCCGGCTCCGGTGTCTCGGAGAGCTGCGCAATCAGCGGCTGGAGCAGATGATAGATCGACAGCTCCGGCAGCGCGTGGATGACGGGGAAGGCGAGGCATTGCGCCAGCCTGACCGTCTTGCGGCGCGCCAGCGGATGCTCGCGCGCGACCACCGCGCCGAGGCGAAACCGCTTCAATGCGACCTGGCGCAGATCCGGCGGATGGCGGAGCGCCATGGCGATGCCGATGTCGGCCTCGCCGCGGCTGAGTGCCTCCAGCACGTCCGACGATCCCTTCACCTCGGTGGCGAAGCTGACACGGCGGGCCCGGCCGCGATGCGCGGCGATCAGGTCCGGCAGCACAGATTCCGTGAGCGACTCGATGCAGGCGATGCTGACGGTGCCGTGCCAGGCGCCGGACAGGGACGCGACGTCCGAGCGGAAGCGGTCGAGGTCCTGGAGCACGTTCATGACGTGCCGGGCCAGCATCTCGCCGACCGTCGTCAAGGTCAGGCCGCGTGCATTGCGCTCGAACAGGGGCGATCCAACCTCCTGTTCAAGCTTGAGAATCTGGCGGCTGACAGCCGAAGAGGCGACGTTCAGGACGCGCGCGGCGGCCCGGATCGAGCCGGTGCGGCGGACGGCGTGGAAGTACTGGATGGCCGGTGAATGAAATCGCATGGATCCCCGGGACGAATTATAGCCGTTGCCGAAACGGCATCAACATGTACGAAATTCTCTGCTTTTCGAGAGCGCTCGTCCCACCTAGGTTCGCCGCCGGTTCGGCCGGTCCCGGGAGACCGCCATGCCATGCGCAACGAGGCGCCGGGGAATTTGGGGTGGACGAGAACATTGTTTGCGAGCCCGGGATCGCGCGGGACACGCGTCTGGTCGACCGCCGTCGCGCGGCGGCCCATGTCGGCGTGACCGCCGGCCGCTTCGAGCAACTGGTGCGTGACAATGTCGTGCCGCCGCCGGTGATGGTGGACAACAAGCGGCGCTGGCCGATCGCATTGCTCGACGTGGCCAAGGACGCGGTCGTCGGCAGCATGCCATGCCTGGCTCAGGTCGCCTCCGACGCCCCGCAGGACGCGCCTCCCTGCCAACGTGACCCGGTGCCGGCCGCGCACGAATTGCCCGATCAAGCCTGGTTCGCGCAGCGCGCGCGGTTCGTTCAGCGCGTGCGCCGCTCGCTGCTCTCCGGCAACGAGATCCGTCTGTTGCGCGAGTTCAAGCTGCTCAGGCAGAACCAGATCAGCATGTACGGCTACTATGGCAGCTTCGAAGCCCTGATGGTGCGCGGCTATATCGTCGAGATCGACCGCAAGCCGCCGTCGAGCCGTCCGCTCGTGACCTATCGATTGACCGCGCAGGGCGAGCAGGTGATCGCGGCGCTGAAGGACGAGCCGGCGATCTGACCGGACACATGGGCTCCGCTGCAAGAGCACTCATTCGAGAAGTTCTAGGAAATTCGACTGGACGGTATCGGCGGAATCGTTATATCCTAATAGATATAGCGTTGTCGTCGCGCGGGGATTTGCGGTGGAAATCAAGGTCAAATCGCTGACGAGCTGCGAGGTAGCAGAGGGTGGCGGTGCGATCTCGCTGGGCTTCGAGGATGTGGCGGGCAATGCTGCTGCGGTC is from Bradyrhizobium xenonodulans and encodes:
- a CDS encoding class II glutamine amidotransferase, giving the protein MCRWIAYRGETTSFEPYVTEPEHSLIAQSIRSLQSTAGANGDGFGLGWYGEHPEPGLYRETRPAWSDENLRYLCRHLRSHLFFAHVRAATGTAVTRQNCHPFACGQWMFMHNGFVGSWNRLRRKVEALIPDAYYPSRLGTTDSEAVFLAMMGAGLDSDPLGATQTVLQSLVGLVNEGQLRERLRFTSAIANGRDLYAFRVAVNDAANTLYYREAGDQIVVVSEPFDKETDWTEVPPNHALIARASDSVKIVPFNLAISGGTEAEPAPVRRIIARR
- the nhaA gene encoding Na+/H+ antiporter NhaA is translated as MNDQLPGRDLSKSQPFVERALATLQQFLHVEAVSGIVLLVAAAAALLWANSPFAHSYHDLWNLLIPLRLGEFTFVKSLHFWINDALMTVFFLVVGMEIRREIHEGALSRFDQAVLPVLAALGGVVVPALIYLSFNAAWGRDQGWAIPTATDIAFAVGVLALLGKSIPTNVRIFLLALAIIDDIIAVLIIALFYAGGLDSGGFVVASLGVLMVLGFQRIGLGSAWAYVLPAAIIWAGFLMAGVHPTLAGVVLGLMTPVRSVRRESEPPVIRVQTVLHPWVAYGIMPLFALANAGVSFTGMKFTDGAQFVTLGVALALCAGKPIGVIGATWLAVRTGWCRLAPGVSWTGVCLIGLLAGIGFTMSIFIAMLAFTDDRLLDAAKLGVLLGSLISVTLGLGWGAEYAQRQRRETEG
- a CDS encoding TerB family tellurite resistance protein, translating into MSDATTSNPIEIEITEPSSLNEQAAVALVIAGALVAVADRRVSPVERDEVIRFIRDRDLAPHMSDERLFAIFDELAERLEEPDFANVVIDTLRPVSNMSLSSHLMELSERVAAADEDVHPHEVQAIKLLRLLTLVLPRAKPVTPNAVRTE
- a CDS encoding TerC family protein yields the protein MTELITADALTALLQVILIDLVLAGDNAVVIGLAAAGLPAEQRRRAIVVGIVAATALRILFAGVATQLLQVIGLLLAGGVLLLWVCWKMWRELREQTTHAELAFNHGGGASSTSAPRKTFGQAALQIVAADVSMSLDNVLAVAGAAREHPYILAFGLLLSVAMMGVAADLLGRVLQKQRWIAYVGLAIIVYVAFEMIYRGSLELAPVIASL
- a CDS encoding TIGR00645 family protein, which codes for MTSEPKAPSAHAVPRPQIGPFAQLIFGSRWLQVPLYVGLIIAQGVYVLLFLKELWHLVVHSFDASEQQIMLVVLGLIDVVMISNLLVMVIVGGYETFVSRLNLNGHPDEPEWLSHVNASVLKIKLAMAIIGISSISLLRTFIEAGNLGTTRSNFTESGVMWQVLIHLTFIISAIGIAWVDRLSESGHRKAASH
- a CDS encoding LysR family transcriptional regulator; translated protein: MRFHSPAIQYFHAVRRTGSIRAAARVLNVASSAVSRQILKLEQEVGSPLFERNARGLTLTTVGEMLARHVMNVLQDLDRFRSDVASLSGAWHGTVSIACIESLTESVLPDLIAAHRGRARRVSFATEVKGSSDVLEALSRGEADIGIAMALRHPPDLRQVALKRFRLGAVVAREHPLARRKTVRLAQCLAFPVIHALPELSIYHLLQPLIAQLSETPEPAIQANSIDLMRELAARGVGVAFQTQLGISRLSRDSRLVFLPLDNAGSPVWSDLGIYVRAERTLPAYTESFLQELVRDLGERERQENAAYPPTS